A segment of the Nostoc sp. TCL26-01 genome:
AGGAAGTATGGGGGTAAAGATTGAACTCACAGCTAAATCCGGGGACAACGTTCTTCTAGGCAAGCTTTGAGGGTTTTGGGGTCAAAGAGAATGGGGAGAAAGTGAATACTGTTAATTTCTTTAAAATAGAACAAGATAGGCACTCTATCCCAAAAAATCCGCCAATTTTGCCATTCTCGATAGGGAAAACGACGAATGAGTTTGTCGCCTCGGTAAAGATCGAAGTCCGTAGCCGTAAATTGCACACGCAGACTAACTGTTTGCAACAACAGAAATAAACCCAACAATCCTGCGAAAATGCCTACCCCAGCTTGAACAAATAATAAAGGAATAGCTGCGATCGCTAAAACTATGGGGATATTGTAACTAGGTTTAAGTTCCACCGTTGAGGTAGGGTTTGGCGCAATTGAACTTGTCACAAATTACCATCCTGTTTTGTTAGTAAGTAAACATTTTTATTATTTTAGGCGTGTAGCCGAGAAAACTTCACTCCCCTATTTCTCAAGACGACTCACTTTGTCTAACTCTTGAATGTCATCGTCGCTTAATTTCCAACCTAAAGCACCGGCATTTTGTCGAACTTGTGCCACAGTTTTGACACCGGCAATGGGGATGAC
Coding sequences within it:
- a CDS encoding DUF3119 family protein — encoded protein: MTSSIAPNPTSTVELKPSYNIPIVLAIAAIPLLFVQAGVGIFAGLLGLFLLLQTVSLRVQFTATDFDLYRGDKLIRRFPYREWQNWRIFWDRVPILFYFKEINSIHFLPILFDPKTLKACLEERCPRI